The genomic window AAGAGAAAAAGTCTAATCATTCCGTGTATTCTGTGTATTCCGTGGTTCATCTCAATCACTTGCATTGCGGAGGAGGGGCAGGCGGCGCTGCTGCAGGACCTGGAAAAAAGCTTTTCCTCGATCCAAACGGTGCAGACCAACTTTAAGCAGGAAAAGGCGCTCAAGATCTTCAAGCGCACCATCCGGATGGATGGGCGGCTGGTGCTCGAAAACCCGGGCAAGATGGCGTGGCGCATCAACTCGCCCATCCGCTATGTGCTGATCCTCAACGGCGAGCACGCCATCCAGTGGGACGAAGACAGCAACCAGATCCAGAAGCAGAAAACCTCCGGCGATCCCGTCTTCGAAGAAGTGATCGGCCAAATTGAAAAATGGTTCTCCGGCGAGTTTGCCTCGCTGCTGGACGACTACGACCTGACCGTGAAAAGCCGGCAACCGCCCGTGCTTCAATTTGTTCCAAAGGCCGACGGCATGGTGGGCAAGGTGATCAAGAGCCTGACCATCAACGTGCGCGACGACCGCACCTACGTTGAGCAAATCGTGATCGAGGACATGGGGGGCGACACCACCTCCATCACCTTCATCGACACGGTGCTCAACGCCCCGGTTCCCGAAAAGGAGTGGGAGGTTGGCCAGGATGGGTGAGGGGCGTTTTCCAGCCTTGTTCAATCATTTTCTTTCACACCCGCGCCGGGTTGCCGCGGGTGTTGCCCTGCTGGTGTTGCTCTCCGCCGCCGGTCTGCTCTTCATTCCCTTCCGCCATTCCATGGAAGTCATGCTGCCCTCCGGCAGCGACACGCAGAAGGCCGTCGGCTTTTTGCAGGATATCGATTTCTCGGCCAAGGTGGCCGTTTCCTTTTCGCTGAAAGAGGGCGGGGCCGACCCGGCCGGACTCTTTGCGGCGGTCGATGGATTTGTCGACTCGCTCGAACCGCCGATGATCACCCAGGTGCTCAGCACGGTCGATGAACAACAGATGATCCGCGACATCGGCGTGTTCCTCGAACGCGCCCCCGAGCTGCTGGGGCCGGGCGGGCTGGCCGAACTGGAGAAGAACACCACCCGCGAGGGGGTCGCCAAAAGCCTGCGCAAAAAATATGTGCAGTTGCTCAAGCCCGAGGGGTCGTTCATGGCCGCCATGATCCAGCGCGACCCGCTCGATATCCAAATGGCGATGATCGAAAAGATCCGCGCGCTCTCCTCGTCGTTCGGCTACGACATGCGCATCGAAAAAGGCCACCTCGTCAGCGCCGACGGCAAGCAGGTCCTGCTGGTGCTCGAAACCGACATTCCCTTCACCGATGCCGGTGGCTCGCACGCGTTGGTCGGATATCTGACCGAACGCATGGAGGCCCTGCCGCCTGCGATCGATGCCGAGATGGTCTGCGGCCACCTGCACACCATCAGCAACGAAAAGGTGATCCGCCACGACATCAGCCTAACCGTCACCATTGCCTCCGTTGCCTTCGTGCTGCTCTTCCTCTTGTTCTTCCGCGATCTCCGCGCCAACCTCATCTTCATCGTTCCGTTCGCGGCCTTGCTCGTTGCCGTCAACCTTGCCGCACTCCTGCTCGGAACCCTATCGCCGATGATGCTCGGCTTCGGCTCGGTGGTCAGCGGGATTGCGGTCGACTATGGCATCCATGTCTATGTCGCCGTCCGCCGTTCCAGCTCCGCCCTGGAAGCCGTCCGTTCGGTGGCCAAGCCGATCATGCTCGGTGCGCTCACCACGGCAGGGGTCTTCGCCGCCTTTTATTCCAGCACGATTCCCGGCTACCACCAGCTCGCCACCTTCGCCCTGCTCAGCGTCGTCTTTTCCGTCCTCGGCGCGCTCTTCATCCTGCCGGTCTATTTGAAACCGCGAAAGAACGCAGGGAACGCAAAACACACACAGTCGCAAAGCAATCTTTGTGTTCCTTGCGCTCTTTCGCGGTTAAATAATCCGTACGTCATACTCGCTGCTTTCATTGTGCTTTTGGCGGCGGCGGTTCCGGTGGCGCTTCAAGTTGAATTCGATTCCGACATCATGGGGCTCGATGGCACCGAACGGCACATCATCGAGACCGAGCAACGCTTCGCGGAATCCTTCGGCGGCGGTAGCGCCGGGCAGGCGGTCGCGGTGGTGGCCGATGCCGACTATGAAAAAGCCTTGGCGAAAAACGACCGGGTCTACGATGCGCTGCCCGATCGGCTCGCCAGCTTCAGCGCCATCTGGAAATCGCATGCGAACCGCCGGGCCAACGCCGAAAACTGGAACGCCTTCTGGAGCGAAGCCAAGGTGGCCAACCTAAAGACGCTCTTTGCCGAAGAGGGCGAGCCGTATGGGTTCGCCGTCGATGCCTTTGAACCGTTCTTCCAATCGCTGGAGCTTCCGGAAGTCGATCCCGCCGATCCGAAGGACAATGTGCTGTTCGGGCAGCTGAAGCAGCGCTTCGTGGCGACGGTCGATGGCGAAACGCGGGTCTTTTCCTTTTTCCCCGATGAGCCCGAACTGATTCAGGCGCTGGCCGGCCTGGAGGATGTGCTGCTGATTTCCCGCACCGCGATCTCGGAGTCGCTGGCGGAGGACTATACCCGCGAGTTTGGGCGCATCACCTTGGTGGCGCTCGGGTTGGTGTTGCTGATGAGTGCCATTCTGCTGAAGAACGTCCGCAAGGTGTTGATCGTGCTGGCACCGGCCGCGGCGGGGGTGGCAAGTGTGGCGGCGCTGGTGCGGCTGGTCGGAACGGAGTTGAACGTGATGAACCTGGTTTCGGGCATCATCGTCATTGGCCTCTGCGTCGATTATGGCATTTTCAAGGTGCACGCCTTCACCCATTCGCTCAACCTCGGCACCCGTACCGCCATCTCGCTTTCCGCCGGCACCACGCTGATCGGGGCGGGGGCGCTGCTCTTCACGATGCACCCGGCGCTGTTTGCGGTGGGCCTCACGCTCGTCGGTGGCATCTCGGCCGGCTATGCCACCTCGATGCTCGTCGTCCCCGCCCTCTGCTCCCTCTTTTTACAGGAGAAGCAGGCATGAGGTTTCTTAAACAGAAGGCCGCAAAGTACGCAAAGGGGGATAGGGCCTGCCTGTCTTTGCGTACTTTGCGATCTTCTGTCGGACTAATTCTGATGTTCTTGACCGGGTGCGCCACGGTGCCGTTCGAGGCGGCGCCCAAGGGCGATTTCCGGGAGGCGGAACCCTCCGGCGTTGTGGAAACGTTCGGCGCGGCGGTTGCCCAGGAGTTCGAACTGCTCGAAAGCGTGGTCTTTCGGTTTTTCACCCAGGGCTTCACCGGGCTCGGCTACCTTTCCATCGAACCGGCCAACGAAGCCTACGCGCTCTCGTGCATGACGCCGGCGGGGATTTCGCTGTTCGGTTTGCAAGGCAAGGGCGAGGTGGTGGAGCCGCTCTTTGTTCCGCCGCAGATGGAAAAACACCAGGACAAAATCTTCGCCGCCATCGGGCAGGATCTGCGGCGAATCTATTTGAACTGGGTGCCTCCCGAAAACGCAGCGGTGAAACACCGCAAGCGGAGCATGGTTTTCGTGCATAAGGCGGACGGCGAAACCATCGAGTGGGTTTTTTCCGGACAACGGCAACGGTTGACTGAAAAACGCTTTGCCCGGGGCTGGAGGACGGATGCCGTCGTGCGCTACTACGACTATGAAGAGCACGGCGGAAAGTTGTATCCGATGGGCGTGGTTCTGTATAACAAGCGTTTCCACTACCGAATGGTTTTCCGCGTGAAGGAGATTTATCCGTTTAAGGACGATAAGGAGGCAAAATGATTGGATTCAAAAAGTTGAACGCCCTGCGTGCATCTTCGAAGGCAACATTTTGCATCAAATGATTTTGCAAAACAAAGTAGGTAGTTAGGTGAGAAAAGAAATAGACGCTTTATTGAAAAACTTCGTTTCGGACGGCGATGCCGCCTCGGCCGAGCTGGCGTTCCCCGCTGGCTTTTCCGGTTTCCAGGGGCACTTCCCGGAACAGCCGGTGCTGCCGGGCGTCTGCCAACTGACGCTGGCCATGGTGATGGCGGACCGCATGTGCGGCAAACGCATGAAAATGGGGGCCGCAACCAATGCCAAGTTTGTTGCGATGGTGGTTCCGGATCAGCCGTTGGAAATCAAGTGTACGTTGGCCGATGGCACGCTCAGCGCCAGCCTGACCTCGAAGGGCGAGCGGGTGGGCCAGTTTAAGTTGAAGGTGGAACATGCGTAGGAAAAAGCACTATTTCAAGCGCGAGCCGGGCGCTCCCGATCCGCTGGAGTTTTCCTTCCAGCGGCGTGCCCGTTTCGGGGAAGTGGATGCCATGGCGGTGATGTGGCATGGCCACTATGCGACCCTGTTCGAAGAGGCCTCTTCCGAGCTGCGGCGCCTCAGCGGCCTGGGCTATGAGGATTTCTTTGCGGCGGAGGTCTATGCGCCGATCGTCCAGCTGCACGTCGATTATTTCAGCTCCTTGCTGCTCGACGAACTCTTCACCGTCAAGGCGCGCATGCTGTGGACGGATGCCGCCCGCATCAATATCGAGTATGAAGTGCACAAGGAAGACGGGAGCCTGGCCGCGACGGGATTCACGGTTCAGCTCTTCAGTTCGGCGACGACGGGGGAGCCGTGTTTCACGGTGCCGCCGTTGCTCGAAAAACAGCAGGAGCTTTGGAAGG from Pontiella desulfatans includes these protein-coding regions:
- a CDS encoding LolA family protein, which encodes MNTMFKPRNTQNTRKRKSLIIPCILCIPWFISITCIAEEGQAALLQDLEKSFSSIQTVQTNFKQEKALKIFKRTIRMDGRLVLENPGKMAWRINSPIRYVLILNGEHAIQWDEDSNQIQKQKTSGDPVFEEVIGQIEKWFSGEFASLLDDYDLTVKSRQPPVLQFVPKADGMVGKVIKSLTINVRDDRTYVEQIVIEDMGGDTTSITFIDTVLNAPVPEKEWEVGQDG
- a CDS encoding MMPL family transporter; amino-acid sequence: MGEGRFPALFNHFLSHPRRVAAGVALLVLLSAAGLLFIPFRHSMEVMLPSGSDTQKAVGFLQDIDFSAKVAVSFSLKEGGADPAGLFAAVDGFVDSLEPPMITQVLSTVDEQQMIRDIGVFLERAPELLGPGGLAELEKNTTREGVAKSLRKKYVQLLKPEGSFMAAMIQRDPLDIQMAMIEKIRALSSSFGYDMRIEKGHLVSADGKQVLLVLETDIPFTDAGGSHALVGYLTERMEALPPAIDAEMVCGHLHTISNEKVIRHDISLTVTIASVAFVLLFLLFFRDLRANLIFIVPFAALLVAVNLAALLLGTLSPMMLGFGSVVSGIAVDYGIHVYVAVRRSSSALEAVRSVAKPIMLGALTTAGVFAAFYSSTIPGYHQLATFALLSVVFSVLGALFILPVYLKPRKNAGNAKHTQSQSNLCVPCALSRLNNPYVILAAFIVLLAAAVPVALQVEFDSDIMGLDGTERHIIETEQRFAESFGGGSAGQAVAVVADADYEKALAKNDRVYDALPDRLASFSAIWKSHANRRANAENWNAFWSEAKVANLKTLFAEEGEPYGFAVDAFEPFFQSLELPEVDPADPKDNVLFGQLKQRFVATVDGETRVFSFFPDEPELIQALAGLEDVLLISRTAISESLAEDYTREFGRITLVALGLVLLMSAILLKNVRKVLIVLAPAAAGVASVAALVRLVGTELNVMNLVSGIIVIGLCVDYGIFKVHAFTHSLNLGTRTAISLSAGTTLIGAGALLFTMHPALFAVGLTLVGGISAGYATSMLVVPALCSLFLQEKQA
- a CDS encoding acyl-CoA thioesterase, translated to MRRKKHYFKREPGAPDPLEFSFQRRARFGEVDAMAVMWHGHYATLFEEASSELRRLSGLGYEDFFAAEVYAPIVQLHVDYFSSLLLDELFTVKARMLWTDAARINIEYEVHKEDGSLAATGFTVQLFSSATTGEPCFTVPPLLEKQQELWKGGRLGGGE